DNA from Granulicella arctica:
GCGGTCGTGGCCGTCGAGGCCGGGCTTGGCTACGAGAACGCGAATGGGGGTGTTCGCCATGCGTGGTGAGTATACGGGTTCGCCTTCATGGCTGGGTACCCCCCCACCCTATGTATCAGGCTAAGATTCCTGTTTTCAACGATTTACGCTATTTATCGTGGCGTAAATATAAGATTCTAAATGGCTTAGATGTTAAATATAAGATTCTAAAGGCTTTACGCCGTTCTTAATTGAAGCGAGAGGGAACCAACGTAAGTTTTCTAACCCACTCTTCCAGTATACGGGATGGATGGGGTAAATGTGCCACGTGTAAGTGATTGATAACGCTATGGATAGGTGCTGGAGGGGCTTGACAAGAAAATTGTTAGTCGTTGGGGACGATGAGGCGGGCGGTCTGCCAGGCTTTGGCGTACTTCCAACTAGTGTAGGTGGCGTGGTAGAGGTGCAGGAGCAGGCCCTCGCGGCCGTCGAGGAAGCCGAGGCGGCCGAAGTAGTTCCAGAAGAAGGTGAGGAGCGGGACGAAGACGACGTTGACGTAGAAGCCGAGGACGCTGCGGCTGCTTTTGCCGTTGGCGACGAGGAGGAGCGCGCCGAGGCTGCTGTAGCGGTCCATGTGCTCGAGGTAGCTTTCGAGGGTGGGATAGGCGTGGTGGATGAGGTCGAAGTCGAGGGTGGAGGATTCGCCGTCGAAGGTGATGGTCTCGTGGACGGGGCGCTCGGCGAAGCGGGGAGGGCGGGAGTAGTTGGCGGCGTGGCGGCGGAAGAGACGGAGTTTGGGGTCGGGATAGTAGCCGCCGCGTTTCATCCAGCGGCCGAGGAAGAGGTTGCGGCGGTTGATGTAGTAGGCGTCGTGGGGCGGGTTGGAGGGCAGGAGGTTGCGGATCTGGGATTGGAGCTCGGGGGAGAGTTCTTCGTCGGCGTCGAGGGAGAGGACCCAGATGCCGGTGCAGCGGGCGATAGCCATGTTTTTCTGGGCGGCGAAGCCCTGCCAGGGCTCGTCGTAGACGATTGCGTTGAAGGAGCGGGCGATCTCGACGGTGCGGTCGGTGGAGGCGGAGTCGATGATGACGATTTCGTCGGCGAACTGGACGCTGGCGAGGGTGCGTGCGAGATTGTGCTCTTCGTTTTTGGTGATGATGGCGACGGATAGCAGTGGTGGCATAGATAGAACTCTCCCGGAGCTTGGTGTGCCAGTCCTGTTTCTTTTCGCGGTGTATCTGGTAGACGAGAACTATGGGCTAAGGTTGGCCCCGGAACGAGTCAGAGAAGCGTGATTTCGGGGTCTCCGAGGTGTTCGCGGAGCAGACGCTGCATGAGCGGCTTGAGAGCTTCGCCGGTTTTGGAAAGGGTGAAGGCGCTGGAGGCTTCGTTCCACTCGAGCTTGAAGCTGGTGGCCTGGGCGGAGATCCAGACCTGGCGAACGGGGGTGTTGGGGGTGACGACGAACTTGCTCGATCCGTTCTCGAAGATGACGTTCATGACGCCGTTGTTGTCTTCGAACTCGAAGCTGCCGGAGTCGTCTTCGGCCTCGATGAGGGATTGCTTGAGGGACTCGAGGGCGCGGTCGGACTCGCGTCGGAAGGTGGCTTCATCGATGAGGCTCATGCGGTTAGTGTACTGGATGGGGCTTGTTGTGGATGACGTTTGGTGGAATCGTGGGTAGGATCTTCGCATGAAGCTGATGCAGGTTTTGACCTTTGCAACGGGCCTTGTTCTGACTCTTCCGATGGCGGCGCAGAGGCCGCTGGTGCCACATCCGATCCATCTTGCGAGTGGGCGGTCGCTTACGCTCAATCTTCCTGTGGACTTTGCGATCAACATTGCGATGGAGGGGCTGCGGCGGGTGCGGTTTATGACGAAGTCGCCGGATGGGCGCATCTTTGTGACGGATATGGACTCGCTGGCGGATAACACGCGGGGAGCGGTGTACATTCTCGATGGATGGGATGAGACGACGCACCGGTTTGCGCGGGTGATTCCGTATCTGAAGGGGTTGCGGAACCCGAACGATGTGGCGTTCTATACGGATGCGGCGGGGCAGAGCTGGCTGTATCTGCCGCTGACGGACAGGCTGGTTCGGTACAGGTATGAGGCGGGGGATGTGGCACCGCATTCGGCGCCTGAGGTGCTGGCGCGGTATCCGGACTATGGGCTGAACTACAAGTATGGTGGATGGCATCTGACGCGGACGGTGGCGTTTGCGAATCTGCATGGCAGGCCGAAGCTGTATGTCGCGGTGGGGTCGTCGTGCAATGCGTGCCGGGAGAAGGAGGAGATTCGGGCTACGTTGTCGGTGATGGATCCGGATGGGAAGAATCAGCAGATTGTGGCACGTGGGCTGCGGAATGCGGTGGGGCTGGCGGTGATTCCGCCGGGCAGCTCTGAGTTTCCGGGTGGGGCGTTGTTTGGGACGAATATGGGGGCGGATCATCTGGGGGATCATGCGCCGGAGGATACGTTCTTTGAGCTGGATAGTGCGCGGTATCCGGCGAGTGCGGATGCGAACTACGGATGGCCTACGTGCTACTTCGAGGATGGGGTGGCGCATGCGGATGCGCGGATCTCGGACCCGAAGCCTGGAGACCATACTTTTCCGCCGCCACCGGCTGGGCCTGCTCCGGTGCAGTTCGATTGTGGGAGGGTTCCGGCGGCCTATACGACGTTTGCGGCGCATAGCTCGCCGCTGGGGCTGGCCTGGTTTGGCGGGGACTCAAGCTTGCTGAAGGATAGCTTTCTGGTAGCGCTGCATGGGGCGAGTCATCTGGATATTGCGACGGGGTACAAGGTGGTTCGGTTTTCGCCGGAGAGCCGGAAGCCGGAGGATTTTATTACCGGCTTTCTGGTTCGGGAGAATGGGAAGCCGGTGGTGGCGGGGCGGCCTTGTGGGATCTTGCAGGTGGGGCCGGATAGTTTTCTGCTGACGGATGACCATGATGGGGCGATCTATTGGGTGGGGCCAAAGGGGCGGGGGTAGCTTGCTTCCCACCCTTCGCATGGGAGCGAAGGGTGGGGCACCCGGCATGATGGGCTCTGATTATTTTTTTACTGCGTCGGGGTAGATGCCTTCGAGGGGTTTGCTGCGTTGTTCTACCAGCTCGGGGTGGGGGAGGGGTTTGCGGGGGAGCATCTGGTCGCGCGTGGCGGCGTCGTAGACGAAGGTGGCCATGATGACGGCGGCTTGCTGGAGGTCGGGCTCGGAGAGGCGCTCGTAGACGTCCTGGTTGGTGTGGTGGGAGCGGCTCTCGTAGTCGCGTGGGTCCTGGATGAACTGGAAGCCGGGCAGGCCGACCAGATCGAAGGGGACGTGGTCGGTGGAGCCGGTGGGGCGCTGGCTGATGGTGGTGAAGCCGAGGTCGCGGAGAGGTTTGCCCCACTGCTCGAAGATGCTGCCGATGGCCTGGTTGCCTTCGGTGTAGATGCCGAGGAACTTGCCGGTGCCGTTGTCGGCGTTGAAGTAGCCGGAGAGGAGCGCGTGGTCGGGTTTGAGGGTGACGGGGCCGGTCTGCTGGCGGAGGAACTCGGGTATGAGCTGCTCTTCGGGTTTGGTGGAGTATTGGAGGGTGGCGAAGTGGTCGCGGACGTAGCCTGCGGAGCCGAAGATGCCCTGCTCTTCGCCACCCCATAGGGCGACGCGGATGGTGCGGCGGGGATGGGCGTCGACGGCTTTGAGGATGCGCATGGCCTCCATGGCAATGATGGCGCCGGCACCGTCATCGGTGGCGCCGGTGCCGGCGATCCAGCTATCGAGATGACCGCCGAGCATAACGACCTGATCCTTGAGGGCGGGGTCGGAGCCGGGGATCTCGGCGATGGTGTTCATGCCGGGCTCGTGGTCGCCGGTGAATTTGGTTTGGATGTCGAGGGCGAGCTTGACGGGGACGTCGTGGCTGAGGAGGCGGGAGATGCGGCCGAAGGCCTCGTTGGCGATGACGGCCTCGGCGATGGGCTGCTTGTGGTCGGGGCGGTAGACGAACCAGCCCATGCTGGAGCCGGTGTCGTCGTGGATGACGCCGCCTGAGCCGCCGGGGACGAGGAGTGCGGCGGCCTTTTCGGAGGCGAAGAAGGCGGAGACCTTCTCTTTGAAGGCCATCTGCTTGAAGACTTTTTCCCAGAAGGCGGGGTCGTCGGGCAGGACGTACTGCTCGCGGAGGCCGTTGTAGCCGTCGAGGGGGAACTCGCCGATGGCAGCTAGGTGGGCGGTGTCGTAGTGCTCGAGTTTGGGTACGGCGTCGGGGTCGATCTTGGGCGCGGGACCGTAGAGGACGATCTTTCCGGTGAGCTTGCCCTTCCAGGCGTCGAAGTCTTTTTCTTCTTTGAGCTCGGGGATGGCGATGACGTCGGCGGTGATCTGACCTTTGGTCGCGGGGGACCAGGGTGTGGCTTGAGCGAGGAAGGTGGCGGTAGCGGGGGCGGTCATGAGGGCTGAGGTGCCGATCTGCTGCCAGCCCATGCCGAAGTCGCCCCAGCTTTCGAGATGGGCGTTGGCGAGGCCCATGTGGGTGAACTGGTCGCGGGTCCAGTCGTTGGCTTTTTTGAGGCTGGGGGAGCCGGTGAGGCGGGGGCCGATGTCGTCGAAGAGGCCGCCGGCGTACTCCATGATGTGCGAGTTGAAGATGCCCTCGTGGCGGATGCGGGCGTACATGTCGAGGTCGAGGGTCTCGGTGGCGGGCTGCTGGGCTTGGGCGACGCAGGTGAGACCGATGGGTGCGAGCAGGCAGGAGAGCAGGATGGCTCGAGACAGGTGGACTGGCAGGGAGCGGCTGGAGGAACGCAGAGTGGCGATCATTGCAGCCAGTGTAATGGGGCTTGGGGATGAATGTGAGAGGAATGAGCAGTTTGAATTCTTTTGATCCTCCTGCTACTCCATGAAACATTCTTTTGAGGAATTTGTGATGCCGTGGAACAGTGGACCTCTATCAGGTGTCTATAGTCCGTGTGCGCGCTTGTGCCGCTTTGGGCTGCGGGCTTCAGAATAGGACGGCCTCGTGCGAAGTCTCTCGATGATTCCTTTGGCAATGGCTCTCTTCGCTTCGCTTGCTCAAGGGCAATATTTCCCGAAGTCGTCTCTGGATTCCAATGGGCATGAATTTAAGGCTGCATGGTATTCATCGCAATTGCGCGCGCTTCAAGAACCATCCTTACTTGCGTTGAAAGAAACTCCTTCGTCTGAGTCCTACAGGTTTCTTTGGCTCCGATCGTTCCATCATCCGATTGCCATAAGGCTTGAAGTGAAGCCGGACGGGAGCGGTATTCTTACGACGAAAGTTGCGAATGGCGCTGGTGGGTTCAGTCCGGGTGTCCTCAGTGAGAACGGTTCTCACTTGTTGACTCAAGAGCGGACTCAAGCGTTTCTATCGCTGGTGGACCGGCTCAACTTCTGGAATACTCCTAACCCAGTCAATGATCAGAAGGGTACAGACGGATCTCAGTGGATTATCGAAGGAGTAAAGGGAGGCCATTACCACGTGGTGGATCGTTGGTCGCCTAAGTCCGGAGTCGTTCGTGAGCTAGGACAGATGCTCGCCTTCGATTTGGCCAAGATGAACATTCCGGAGAACGAGATCTACTGAACTCTAGTAAAGAGCCGCTTCAAGCTTCTACGAAGTCTGCTTTCGGTAAATTGAGCTATTGCGCGCTTGAGACGCGGCAAATGGGGAGTGGGCTTCGTCTATTTAGCTGTAGGTACTCTTTTGCGGTTGGCAGGTGCAGAAGAATGGCCTGCGTGCTAGGGTTTAAAGTGACTATGACTACGACCACAGAAGAGATTCAATCACAAGCCCACGTTCAGAAGTACACACGCAACCAGCCCTATCACTGCAAGGTTCTGGTGAATGAGCTCCTTACGGGAGCGGGATCCGAGAAGGAGACCCGGCACATCGAGCTTTCGCTCGAAGAGGGGATGACGTATCTCCCTGGGGATGCGGTGGGGATTATTCCGGAGAATCGTCCGGAGGCGGTGGACGAGGTGCTGAAGGCGCTGGGTTATACCGGCGACGAGCGGGTGCTGGATCACTACAAGGTCGAGATCAGCTTTGAAGAGGCGGTGCGGACGCGGTTGGCGATCGGCAAGCTGATGCGCGGTGCAGTGACGCAGTATGCGAAGCTGGCTCCGGGAACCGATGGGCTGAAGGATATGGTCGGGCCGGACAACAAGGCTCGAGCTGAAGAGTATTGCTGGGGTCGCGAGTTTGTGGATCTGGCGAAGGACTATCCGGGGATCGTGACGAACCCGCAGCAGCTGTTCAATGTGCTGGGGCGGTTGACGCCGCGGATGTACTCGATTGCGTCGAGCAACAAGGCGCATACGGATAACGTGCAGACGACGGTGCGCGTGGTGCGGTACGAGTCGCATGGGAAGGACCGTCAGGGGTTGTGCTCGGGCCATCTGGGCGAGCGGGCGGAGGTAGGGGCGACGCTGCCGATCTTCCTGCACGCGAACCAGAACTTCCGTTTGCCGGAGGACAGCTCGGCACCGGTGATTATGATTGGGCCGGGGACGGGGATTGCGCCGTTCCGGTCGTTCCTGGAGGAGCGCGAGGTGCTGGGCGAGACGGGCGATAACTGGCTCTTCTTCGGCGAACAGCGCGAGCAGCTTGACTACCTCTATCGGGAGCAGTTGCAGGCGATGCACAAGAGCGGCGTGTTGAAGCATCTGGATACAGCGTTCTCGCGGGACCAGGCGAAGAAGATCTATGTGCAGGACCGGATGCAGGAGCGGTCGGTGGAACTGTATGCGTGGTTGGAGCGCGGGGCGTACTTCTACGTCTGCGGCG
Protein-coding regions in this window:
- a CDS encoding glycosyltransferase family 2 protein, with product MPPLLSVAIITKNEEHNLARTLASVQFADEIVIIDSASTDRTVEIARSFNAIVYDEPWQGFAAQKNMAIARCTGIWVLSLDADEELSPELQSQIRNLLPSNPPHDAYYINRRNLFLGRWMKRGGYYPDPKLRLFRRHAANYSRPPRFAERPVHETITFDGESSTLDFDLIHHAYPTLESYLEHMDRYSSLGALLLVANGKSSRSVLGFYVNVVFVPLLTFFWNYFGRLGFLDGREGLLLHLYHATYTSWKYAKAWQTARLIVPND
- the cyaY gene encoding iron donor protein CyaY; the encoded protein is MSLIDEATFRRESDRALESLKQSLIEAEDDSGSFEFEDNNGVMNVIFENGSSKFVVTPNTPVRQVWISAQATSFKLEWNEASSAFTLSKTGEALKPLMQRLLREHLGDPEITLL
- a CDS encoding PQQ-dependent sugar dehydrogenase; this encodes MKLMQVLTFATGLVLTLPMAAQRPLVPHPIHLASGRSLTLNLPVDFAINIAMEGLRRVRFMTKSPDGRIFVTDMDSLADNTRGAVYILDGWDETTHRFARVIPYLKGLRNPNDVAFYTDAAGQSWLYLPLTDRLVRYRYEAGDVAPHSAPEVLARYPDYGLNYKYGGWHLTRTVAFANLHGRPKLYVAVGSSCNACREKEEIRATLSVMDPDGKNQQIVARGLRNAVGLAVIPPGSSEFPGGALFGTNMGADHLGDHAPEDTFFELDSARYPASADANYGWPTCYFEDGVAHADARISDPKPGDHTFPPPPAGPAPVQFDCGRVPAAYTTFAAHSSPLGLAWFGGDSSLLKDSFLVALHGASHLDIATGYKVVRFSPESRKPEDFITGFLVRENGKPVVAGRPCGILQVGPDSFLLTDDHDGAIYWVGPKGRG
- a CDS encoding M20/M25/M40 family metallo-hydrolase, which produces MIATLRSSSRSLPVHLSRAILLSCLLAPIGLTCVAQAQQPATETLDLDMYARIRHEGIFNSHIMEYAGGLFDDIGPRLTGSPSLKKANDWTRDQFTHMGLANAHLESWGDFGMGWQQIGTSALMTAPATATFLAQATPWSPATKGQITADVIAIPELKEEKDFDAWKGKLTGKIVLYGPAPKIDPDAVPKLEHYDTAHLAAIGEFPLDGYNGLREQYVLPDDPAFWEKVFKQMAFKEKVSAFFASEKAAALLVPGGSGGVIHDDTGSSMGWFVYRPDHKQPIAEAVIANEAFGRISRLLSHDVPVKLALDIQTKFTGDHEPGMNTIAEIPGSDPALKDQVVMLGGHLDSWIAGTGATDDGAGAIIAMEAMRILKAVDAHPRRTIRVALWGGEEQGIFGSAGYVRDHFATLQYSTKPEEQLIPEFLRQQTGPVTLKPDHALLSGYFNADNGTGKFLGIYTEGNQAIGSIFEQWGKPLRDLGFTTISQRPTGSTDHVPFDLVGLPGFQFIQDPRDYESRSHHTNQDVYERLSEPDLQQAAVIMATFVYDAATRDQMLPRKPLPHPELVEQRSKPLEGIYPDAVKK
- a CDS encoding diflavin oxidoreductase, with protein sequence MTTTTEEIQSQAHVQKYTRNQPYHCKVLVNELLTGAGSEKETRHIELSLEEGMTYLPGDAVGIIPENRPEAVDEVLKALGYTGDERVLDHYKVEISFEEAVRTRLAIGKLMRGAVTQYAKLAPGTDGLKDMVGPDNKARAEEYCWGREFVDLAKDYPGIVTNPQQLFNVLGRLTPRMYSIASSNKAHTDNVQTTVRVVRYESHGKDRQGLCSGHLGERAEVGATLPIFLHANQNFRLPEDSSAPVIMIGPGTGIAPFRSFLEEREVLGETGDNWLFFGEQREQLDYLYREQLQAMHKSGVLKHLDTAFSRDQAKKIYVQDRMQERSVELYAWLERGAYFYVCGDATRMAKDVETALLDVIAKGSNGTLEHAAEYLENMKKQKRYQRDVY